In Lates calcarifer isolate ASB-BC8 linkage group LG23, TLL_Latcal_v3, whole genome shotgun sequence, a single genomic region encodes these proteins:
- the LOC108891283 gene encoding 39S ribosomal protein L27, mitochondrial: MAALASLMLKPRAGLLVPGQSFLLDSVRFASKKAGSSCKNIGGNSPGRRYGFKKQDGNFVHAGNILATQKVMRYHPGAHVGVGTNKTLFALEDGQVRFTKEVYIPKPRSWRYTRLISNLPKGAVLYKTFINVVPLKQEGKFKLVDMV, from the exons ATGGCAGCGCTGGCGTCCTTGATGCTGAAGCCCCGAGCAG GTCTGTTGGTGCCGGGTCAGTCCTTTCTGCTGGACTCTGTGAGGTTTGCCTCAAAGAAGGCTGGTAGTAGCTGTAAGAACATCGGAGGAAATAGCCCTGGTCGGAGATATGGCTTCAAGAAACAGGATG GAAACTTTGTCCATGCTGGTAACATCCTTGCAACACAGAAGGTGATGAGGTATCACCCAGGAGCACAT GTGGGGGTGGGAACCAACAAAACTCTCTTTGCTCTGGAGGACGGCCAAGTCAGGTTCACCAAGGAGGTCTACATCCCAAAACCACGCAGCTGGAGGTACACACGGCTCATCTCTAACCTGCCAAAGGGGGCTGTGCTCTACAAGACCTTCATCAACGTCGTGCCACTGAAACAGGAAGGCAAGTTTAAACTGGTGGACATGGTCTAA